GGGGTTGTGATATTCTTCGTCGGTGTACATCGCGTCGTAAATTAAGACATCAGCCCCTTCAGAGAGTTCGAGAACGTGTTCGTCGATATGGTCGGGGAAATGTTCGGTATCGGTGCAGTACACTGCGGCATACTCGCCCCAACTAATGCGATAGCCCATTGCCCCGTTGGGATGATTGAGGGGCGCGGTTTCGATGGAAATATCGTCGAGGGTAAAGGTTTCGCCACAAACGAGATCGTAGAATTTGAGGTCTGCTTTGACTTCGGCGGTGGGAACGGGGGAGTTGGTGTGCAGCACGCGATCGCGGAAATGTTGCTGCATCTTCATCGGTTTGCCGTCGTTTGGCACTTGTCCGTGAATGTGGAAGCAATTATCCTCGCTGAAGGCGGGGAAAAAGAAAGGAATGCCTTGAATGTGATCCCAATGATAGTGGGTAAAAAACATATAAGCAGGCTCAGACATTTTCGGCTGAATGCTTTTGCCTAGCAAACGCAATCCCGTTCCGCCATCAAAAATAAGGCGTTTTCCCCCAACGTACATTTCTACGCAGGAGGTGTTCCCGCCATAGCGCACGGTGGAGGCTCCTGGGGACGGAATGCTTCCGCGAACGCCCCAGAATTTGATGATAAATTCGTCAGAAGGAATCTTAGTTTCCATTGTTCAAGGCTTTAAAACACTACATTGACCCCGATCGCGTAGCAAATGATCGCAAAGGACTAAAGCCACCATTGCTTCTACCATTGGGACAGCTCTGGGCAAGACGCAAGGATCGTGCCGCCCTTTTGCTGCTAACGTTGTCTGTTCGCCAGAACTCGTAACGGTTTGCTGTTCTTTGCCAATCGTTGCTGTGGGTTTGAAGGCGACGCGCAAAACAATGGGTTCTCCATTGGCAATTCCGCCTTGTATCCCGCCGGAACGATTGGTTCTGGTGCGAATTTCTCCTTGTTCGTCGCAATAAAATTCGTCGTTGTGTTCTCTCCCTGTCAGTACGGTTCCGGCAAAACCAGAGCCAATTTCAAATCCCTTGCTGGCGGGGAGCGACATCACCCCTTTGGCTAAGTCCGCTTCGAGTTTGTCGAAGACGGGTTCTCCTAAACCTTTGGGGACATTGCGAGCTACGCATTCAACAACGCCACCGAGGGAGTTTTTCTCCCTGCGAGTTCGATCGATTATTTCTATCATTCGCTCAGCTGCTGCAAAATCGGGACAGCGAACGATATTTTTTTCCACAAGATCGAGGGTGACGGTGTTGGGATCGATTGTGGCTTCAATGTCTTTAATGCGTTTGACGTAGCCGACGATTTCCACCCCTGCGACTTGTTGTAAGATTTTTTTCGCGATCGCGCCCGCCGCCACGCGACCAATTGTTTCCCTAGCAGAAGATCGCCCACCCCCTTGCCAGTTGCGGATTCCGTATTTTGCATCGTAGGTGGCATCCGCATGGGAAGGGCGATAAGTTTGCGCCATCTCGCTGTAATCTTGGGGACGAGTATTTTTGTTTCTCACCAAAATCGCGATCGGCGTTCCTAGGGTTTTGCCTTCAAACACGCCAGAGAGAATTTCACAGGCATCGGCTTCTTTACGAGGGGTTGTAATCTTACTCTGTCCGGGACGACGGCGATCGAGTTCAAATTGAATTTCTTCGGGCGTGATTTCTAGTTGAGGGGGACAACCGTCAATAACGACTCCCACACCTCCACCGTGGGACTCTCCAAAAGTTGTAATGCGAAATAGGTGACCGAACGTATTGCCCATCTATTATCTGTGTGGTAAAGGCGTAGTTGTTTCAGTATTCTAACAATTGATCCGCACTCCTTATGATTCCGGCACGCTTATGGAAAAGGGAGAGCAACACATCGCGTCCGCGATCGCGCCGATTCCTGACAATTATTGTAAAATTCACTTCAGATGAAAATAATCGACCTTTAGTTAAAAAACATCATTCACCTATGGCTTTAGCAGTTGGAACGAAAGCACCCAGTTTCACAACGAAAGACGATGAGGGGAACACCGTCTCCTTATCGGACTTTGCCGGAAAAATCGTCGTTCTATACTTCTATCCCAAAGACGATACCCCCGGTTGTACCAAAGAAGCACAGAGTTTCCGGGATAACTACGAACAATATCAAGACAAAGAGATGGTCGTTCTGGGAGTGAGCATGGATGACGAAGCCTCTCACAAACAGTTCAAGGAAAAGTATGGTTTGCCCTTTCAACTCCTCGTCGATAGCGATGGCGCAATTACAAAAGCCTACGATGTAGAGGGCGGAGGCTATTCCAAGCGCGTCACCTACATTATTGATGGAGAGGGGACGATTACAAGCGTTGATGGTAATGTCAACACGGGAACCCACGCTCAGGACATTCTGGCAGCGTTAGGCTAATTTCTAGCTAAATCGAAGAAATAACGAAAAATAGAGCGCAAGGATTCAACCTACGCCCTATTTTTTTTGTCGAAGGTCATTCTATTCCTCGCTAGCAGGCGTTGGCATATTCTGCGATTCGGATTGCTGTCGCTGGCGTAATAATTCCAGTTGTTGCTGGCGAAACTTCGTACTCGCGTCATTGAGATTGTTTTGCTGCTCTTGACGATATTCTCCGAGGGAACGTCGAGTCCCCAGATTTGCGCGATGGAAGAGATCGAGGGGGTTGAAGGAACCTTGTTCCGCGCCGTCGAAATTATTGATCTCGTTGTTTTGAAAACCTTGAGTGCTAGAGTTCGGAACCAATTGTGCCAAAAGGGGTTGAGCGGATAAAGCAGAGATAACCGCGATCGCGGCACCAATGCCTAAGCTGAGGGAAGGAAAA
This region of Lusitaniella coriacea LEGE 07157 genomic DNA includes:
- a CDS encoding MBL fold metallo-hydrolase; the encoded protein is METKIPSDEFIIKFWGVRGSIPSPGASTVRYGGNTSCVEMYVGGKRLIFDGGTGLRLLGKSIQPKMSEPAYMFFTHYHWDHIQGIPFFFPAFSEDNCFHIHGQVPNDGKPMKMQQHFRDRVLHTNSPVPTAEVKADLKFYDLVCGETFTLDDISIETAPLNHPNGAMGYRISWGEYAAVYCTDTEHFPDHIDEHVLELSEGADVLIYDAMYTDEEYHNPKSPKVGWGHSTWEEGVRICKEAGVKQLIVFHHEPNHSDDFLDRVAKQVHEAMPGSAIAREGMTLDLTKPFPNHF
- a CDS encoding peroxiredoxin, whose product is MALAVGTKAPSFTTKDDEGNTVSLSDFAGKIVVLYFYPKDDTPGCTKEAQSFRDNYEQYQDKEMVVLGVSMDDEASHKQFKEKYGLPFQLLVDSDGAITKAYDVEGGGYSKRVTYIIDGEGTITSVDGNVNTGTHAQDILAALG
- the aroC gene encoding chorismate synthase, which gives rise to MGNTFGHLFRITTFGESHGGGVGVVIDGCPPQLEITPEEIQFELDRRRPGQSKITTPRKEADACEILSGVFEGKTLGTPIAILVRNKNTRPQDYSEMAQTYRPSHADATYDAKYGIRNWQGGGRSSARETIGRVAAGAIAKKILQQVAGVEIVGYVKRIKDIEATIDPNTVTLDLVEKNIVRCPDFAAAERMIEIIDRTRREKNSLGGVVECVARNVPKGLGEPVFDKLEADLAKGVMSLPASKGFEIGSGFAGTVLTGREHNDEFYCDEQGEIRTRTNRSGGIQGGIANGEPIVLRVAFKPTATIGKEQQTVTSSGEQTTLAAKGRHDPCVLPRAVPMVEAMVALVLCDHLLRDRGQCSVLKP